CTGACCCCGGCGCTGGAGAACATGTACCGCGCGATGGGCCAGGAGGTGCCCCGCGCCAAGCGGATCCTGGAACTCAACGCCCAGCACCAGCTGGTGAAGGGCCTCAACCAGGCCTACGCGGAACGCGAGGACCACACGGCGCTCGCGGAGACCGCCGAGCTCCTGTACGGCCTGGCCGTACTCGCCGAGGGCGGCCAGCCGAAGGAGCCGGCGCGGTTCGTCAAGCTGATGGCGGACCGTCTGCAGCGCGCGCTGTAGCCGGGTAGGCCGACGTCGGCGCGGCAGTTGCCCAGGTCAGCGGTGTCAGCGCTGACCTGGGCGGGCCTGCTGGCCGCGGCCCAGCGGGTCCCGTCGCCGTTCCCGGCGCGGGCGGGCGCGGCGGTGATCGGAACTGTCAGCAGCGCCGCCACGCACTACACGGCGCCACAGGACAGCCGCGGGGAACTGCTCTGCCACGACGAGACGTTTTCCCTGAGGGGCGCCTAGTGGGTGAGGGGACCGGTCGCCAGCCAGGCGGTCACGGCCGCGGTGGCCGCGAGGGCGATGTTGAGTGCGATCCGGCGGTCCTCGCCCGTCAGGTGGACGGCCATGGCACCGGTCTGCAGGAGGACGAAGCCGAGGGCGGCGGCCGGCGCCGACGCGGGCGCGACGCCGGTCAAGGGCGGCAGGACCAGACCGGTCGCGCCGAGTATCTCGACCGCTCCCAGCGCCCTGACGGCGGGCAGCGGCACGCGGTCGACCCAGGCCATCATCGGCCGGAGCCGGTCACGGGTGCGGATGACCTTCAGCGTCCCGGCGTAGAGGTAGAACAGGGCGAGGAGTCCCGCGACGATCCAGTAGGCGATGTTCATCGTTCCGGTTCCCGTCGGCTTCAGGTGAGGCCGGGGGCGGGCTCGGTCGCGTAGCGGCTCATCGCGTCGGCGTTGGCCCGTGGCGTCAGCGGCCGGCCGTCGGCGAGCACTTCCTGGAGGTCGCGGAAGTACTGCACGTACAGGTCGGGGGTGAAGGTGCTGAGCATGACGGCGGGTTCGTCGGACGGGTTGGCGAAGGTGTGCGGGGTACCGGGCGGGACCATCACGAGCGTGCCCGCGGAGGCGTCGTACTCCTCGTTCCCGACGGTGAACCGTACGGTTCCGGAAAGGATGTAGAAGCCCTCGTCGTGCCGGGCGTGGCGGTGCTGCGGCGGCCCCTGGGTGTGCGGCGCGAGCACGGACTCGGCGATCGCGAGGCGGTGCCCGGTGTGACTGCCGTCCTCCAGGACGCGCATACGC
Above is a genomic segment from Streptomyces collinus Tu 365 containing:
- a CDS encoding cupin domain-containing protein, which translates into the protein MHMTEEAKAAQPQTDARQTDEPPKDRSQTHYSQTSPGVSVVGPGGGETIVLGPTRMRVLEDGSHTGHRLAIAESVLAPHTQGPPQHRHARHDEGFYILSGTVRFTVGNEEYDASAGTLVMVPPGTPHTFANPSDEPAVMLSTFTPDLYVQYFRDLQEVLADGRPLTPRANADAMSRYATEPAPGLT
- a CDS encoding DoxX family protein; amino-acid sequence: MNIAYWIVAGLLALFYLYAGTLKVIRTRDRLRPMMAWVDRVPLPAVRALGAVEILGATGLVLPPLTGVAPASAPAAALGFVLLQTGAMAVHLTGEDRRIALNIALAATAAVTAWLATGPLTH